A section of the Carya illinoinensis cultivar Pawnee chromosome 12, C.illinoinensisPawnee_v1, whole genome shotgun sequence genome encodes:
- the LOC122289337 gene encoding exopolygalacturonase-like: MSLTFFLGWVFLLMSLPQFPAESQGPPKFFNVMEYGAIADDVTDNSEVFLKAWKEACEWKGRARVLIPLGKIFMVNSMMFEGPCKGQMAFVIRGILKAPTDPSKFLRTDKWINFRNIDNLTVSGGGTLDGQGKVAWPYNDCKKNDHCPALPATIIFEFVRNARVHHLRSIDSKNTHFILFGCQDMNISHVRISAPGDSPNTDGIKIGSSQRIGISRSIIGTGDDCISILPGTREVNISDVVCGPGHGMSVGSLGKSGDEDVLSGITVKNCTFRGTSDGVRIKTWAYPMLKDTEASNFVYEDIFMDNVGNPIIIDQQYCPVPPCKFVPSRVQISNVTYRNIWGSSGSKVAVTLRCSQTRPCNNVVLEDINLSYVRGNANATALCSHVNGHALGKQNPASCL, encoded by the exons ATGAGTTTGACATTTTTTCTCGGTTGGGTTTTCTTGCTAATGTCCTTGCCGCAATTCCCTGCAGAATCTCAAGGCCCACCGAAGTTTTTCAACGTGATGGAATATGGTGCAATTGCAGATGATGTCACAGACAACAGTGAG GTATTTCTGAAGGCATGGAAGGAAGCATGTGAATGGAAAGGAAGGGCAAGAGTTTTGATCCCACTGGGAAAAATATTCATGGTGAACTCGATGATGTTTGAGGGACCTTGCAAAGGGCAGATGGCATTTGTGATCAGAGGGATTCTCAAGGCTCCAACAGATCCATCCAAGTTCTTGCGTACTGATAAATGGATAAATTTCAGAAACATAGATAATTTGACAGTGAGCGGCGGCGGCACCTTGGACGGCCAAGGAAAGGTGGCTTGGCCTTACAATGACTGCAAAAAGAATGATCATTGCCCAGCCCTTCCTGCT ACAATTATATTCGAGTTTGTTAGGAACGCACGAGTTCATCACTTAAGATCCATTGACAGTAAGAACACCCATTTTATCCTATTCGGATGTCAGGACATGAACATCAGTCATGTCAGAATATCGGCCCCCGGTGACAGCCCTAACACCGACGGGATAAAGATTGGAAGCTCCCAGCGCATCGGAATCTCACGTTCGATTATCGGTACCGGCGATGACTGCATATCCATACTGCCCGGAACTAGAGAGGTCAATATTTCCGATGTTGTTTGTGGACCTGGGCATGGAATGAGCGTTGGGAGCCTGGGCAAATCCGGGGATGAAGATGTTTTGTCGGGTATTACCGTAAAAAACTGCACCTTCAGGGGTACTTCAGATGGAGTGAGAATCAAAACATGGGCTTATCCAATGCTCAAGGACACTGAGGCTTCTAATTTTGTGTATGAAGATATTTTTATGGATAATGTCGGCAATCCCATCATTATTGATCAACAATATTGCCCTGTCCCTCCTTGCAAGTTTGTG CCCTCTCGAGTGCAAATCAGCAACGTCACGTACAGAAACATCTGGGGAAGTTCGGGATCGAAAGTGGCAGTTACTCTCAGATGTAGCCAGACGAGACCATGCAATAACGTGGTGCTGGAAGACATCAATCTGTCTTACGTGAGGGGCAATGCAAATGCAACTGCGTTGTGTTCTCACGTCAATGGCCATGCACTTGGCAAACAAAACCCTGCATCTTGCCTATAG